In the genome of Bacillus thuringiensis, the window AAAGTTATTTTCATTCCATCCTTCTCCAATAATCCAAGATCCCTTTGGAGCTTCTTCCACTCGCTTCTGGACAAGAGTAAGCACTTCTTTGTAAGATGTACAATTTGATAAATCTAGACGGAGTAACCTCTCTCCATGACCAATAAGATGCATATGACTATCAACGAGACCTGGGATCATTGTTTTGCCTTCTAAATCATACAATTTCCCCACCGAATATTGGGCTTCTAGCTCTTCTTTACTCCCAATATCAACGATTATGCCGTTTTCAACGTAAATCGCATCCGCTGTTTCAGTTTCTTCCTTCATCGTGTAAATAGTGCCGCCGTACCAAATTTCTCCCATATATTTCATCTCCTCTACTTTATTGTATAGAAAAAAGCACCATTTCAAAACATGGTGCTTTTCCAAAAATTACTTTTGTTCAGTAGTAGACGTTGTAACTTGCCATTCAATATTAAATTTATCTTTTACTTGTCCGTATGCTGGGCTCCAGAATGTTTCTTGAAGTGGCATGATAACCTCTCCACCTTCTTGTAACTTATCGAATACTTCTTTTGCTTTTTCTGCATTACTAATTTGAATTGCGATTGTTACTTGAGATCCGATTGCATGCCCTTGACCTGGGAATGTATCAGAAATCATAAGATCCGTATTACCAACTTTTAAAGTAGCGTGTAAAACGCGCTCTTTCGCTTCAGCTGGAATCGGGTATTCTGGATTTTCAGGCATGTCACCAAAAGTTTGCATGACTTCTACTTTTGCATCTAAAGCCTCTTTATAAAACTGTACAGCTTCTTGCCCACTACCATCTAAAACTAAGTACGGATTAATACCTAAAATCATACGGACACCTCTTTTTTAAGTTTATAAAATCGAACTTGTGTTCGTTTTTATATTATCATTGTTTTGCATTTCATTCAACTATTTACTTCACTGTTTTCAAAATTATTTTGACGGAATCTCCATCTCTTGTTTTCTAAGTTCAATACGGCGAATTTTTCCAGAAATCGTTTTTGGTAGTTCATCTACAAATTCAATTTTGCGAGGGTATTTATATGGTGCAGTGAGTTCTTTGACGTGTTGTTGGAGTGTTGGAATTAAAGTTTCTTCGTTCTTTTCTATATTCTCTCTTAATACGATAAATGCCTTCACGACACTTCCGCGAATTTCATCAGGACTTGCGACAACCGCACATTCTCTTACATAAGGATGTTTTACAAGCGCATCCTCTACTTCAAACGGCCCGATTGTATAACCAGAGCTAATAATGATATCATCACCACGTCCTTCAAACCAAAAGTAGCCGTCTTCATCTTTCTTCGCTTTATCACCTGTAATATAATAGTCACCGCGGAATTGCATCGCTGTACGCTCATCGTCTTTATAATATTGTTTAAAGAGGGCCGGCGTTTCAATGTGAACTGCAATATCACCAACTTCGCCTACTTTAACTGGAATACCTTCCTCATTTACGATATCGACATGGTTACCTGGCGTTGGTTTCCCCATTGATCCTGGTCTAATATCCATCCCTTTCATTACACCAACAAGTAGTGTATTTTCCGTTTGCCCATAGCCGTCTCTTACTGTAATATCAAAGTGCTTTTGGAATGTTCCAATGACTTCTCTATTTAACGGCTCACCTGCGGATACAGCGCTATGTAACGCCTCTAAATTGTACTCGCTTAAATCTTCTACCTTTGCCATTAATCTATACTCAGTCGGTGTACAACAAAGCACATTCACCTTATTATCGTCTAATAAATTTAAATACGTTTTCGGTTCAAACTTACCGTTGTATACAAATCCTGTTGCCCCTGAACCGAGAGTTGCTAAAAACGGGCTCCAAATCCACTTTTGCCACCCTGGGCTAGCCGTTGCCCATACAACATCATTCTCTTCAATTCCGAGCCAATTTGGGGCGCTTGTACGTAAATGAGCGTATGCCCACGCGTGCGTATGAACGACACCTTTCGGGTTTCCTGTCGTCCCTGACGTGTAAGATAAAAAGACCATATCTTCTTTATCTGTTTTCGCCATTTCTAACATGTCACTTTCTGTTTCTAATGCTGTCTTTAAATTGATCCATCCGTCTACTGACTGCTCGCTCAGGACGAATTTTTGAAGAGATTCCATTGCTTCTATATCATCAAACTGTCCAATGTACGGCTCATAGCTTACTATCGCTTTTACTTCGCCATGTCCAATTCGATATTCGATATCTTTTTTACGCAACATTTCCGAACTTGGAATTACGACAAATCCCGCTTTAATCGCAGCGATATACGTCATGTACGCTTCAATTAAGCGCGGCATCATAATAAGGAGCTTGTCCCCTTTTTGTAAGCCACTTTTTATAAAAGCGTTTCCAATTTTATTTGCACCTTGCATTAATTCAAAATATGTAACTTCTCGTCTATTCCCTTTATCATCTTGCCAAATTAAAGCAAGCTTCTCTTTATCGTCTGTATATTTCTCTATTTCTGAAACTAAATTATAAGATGGTGGTGCCAACAATTCCTCTCTCTTCATAAACATCCTCCTTTTTCTTTATGCCTCCCTTATATAATAAAGAATTTTCAGTAATTTTTGAACCC includes:
- a CDS encoding VOC family protein, producing MILGINPYLVLDGSGQEAVQFYKEALDAKVEVMQTFGDMPENPEYPIPAEAKERVLHATLKVGNTDLMISDTFPGQGHAIGSQVTIAIQISNAEKAKEVFDKLQEGGEVIMPLQETFWSPAYGQVKDKFNIEWQVTTSTTEQK
- the mbcS gene encoding acyl-CoA synthetase MbcS, which encodes MKREELLAPPSYNLVSEIEKYTDDKEKLALIWQDDKGNRREVTYFELMQGANKIGNAFIKSGLQKGDKLLIMMPRLIEAYMTYIAAIKAGFVVIPSSEMLRKKDIEYRIGHGEVKAIVSYEPYIGQFDDIEAMESLQKFVLSEQSVDGWINLKTALETESDMLEMAKTDKEDMVFLSYTSGTTGNPKGVVHTHAWAYAHLRTSAPNWLGIEENDVVWATASPGWQKWIWSPFLATLGSGATGFVYNGKFEPKTYLNLLDDNKVNVLCCTPTEYRLMAKVEDLSEYNLEALHSAVSAGEPLNREVIGTFQKHFDITVRDGYGQTENTLLVGVMKGMDIRPGSMGKPTPGNHVDIVNEEGIPVKVGEVGDIAVHIETPALFKQYYKDDERTAMQFRGDYYITGDKAKKDEDGYFWFEGRGDDIIISSGYTIGPFEVEDALVKHPYVRECAVVASPDEIRGSVVKAFIVLRENIEKNEETLIPTLQQHVKELTAPYKYPRKIEFVDELPKTISGKIRRIELRKQEMEIPSK